GATTCTCTCTTTTTGAACAACGCATACATATAGTGTGACGAATTTATCCACTTTGGAGATAGAAATGTAGCATTCTCGATCTGATTTCTTTGTAAATGGAATGATCATACATGGATGTGAGTTCATCCATGGTTTTGAGTGGAATCGTGTGTCTTATTCATAGACTCGTAAAGAGTACTTGTATAGTTACATGTGTACAATAAAGGAAGGGAAATATATGAGGAGTGATGAGAGCAATCGAAGATTGTAATGTGCACAATCACAGAGATATTGACACATAGTGTTTCTATATTGAGTCCCTTCTATGTTTCTGAGTTGTTTGCTAACTACAGTATTTATTAATCTCTTTTGTGGTGTAACTTGCGGACAGGTCAAGAAGATGTTGGAAACCGAACGTTCAGGAGAAGCGATTGTTCAGCTACATATTCGACCGCCACATTAAAGTCAAAGTCACAACGCACGCTCTACGCTGCATCGACAAAGCAGGAGGTATAGACGAGTATCTGCTTAAAACACCATACCAGAAGATGGACACAGAGATGGGTCTCTTCTGGAAAACCAAAGTGGAGCAAAGATACGCAGAGCTAGGTCAAATGGAAGTAGCCTTCTTCAATGCAGAGGACGAAGCCAAGTTCGAACAAGGGTTCAAAGACTTGAATATAGCTAAGAAAGATGCTCGAAGGGAAGCTCGTAAGGAAGCTCGAAGAAAGATGTATGGAGATAAAGGCGGAGAAGAGAAGGGTGAGGAAGAAGCTTCTCTCGAAGCTGGAGGGTCAGAATCACACCAAGATGATCATGGGTGGTTAGAAGCTAATGCTTAGAGTGCTGTCTGGCTTTTCTTTTCTTAATGCTGAGTTTCTTCAACGTTTTGGATTTTTGGAAGATGAGAGAGGTAAGGGATGTTGTTGTAGGTTATAGGTTCGATTCCTCCCCTACGAATCCCATGATTAAGGTTTTAGCTTTGATCAATGTGGAACATAGGTCTTGTAATGAGCGGTTTACACCCTCCTTTGGAATTTGGATCTCTAGATGCAATAAGTGTTGTTGAAGAAAAACTTGCAAAAAGACCTTCGAAGAGTAGCCTTCTGCATATTCTCAACACAATGTATTGAGGACTGTGAAAATAACTTTTTCATTGAAAGGAGAAAACAAAAATATAAATGTAAAAAGTAAAAAGTGATGTCAATGCGTTTACAAGCTATATCAACTCTGAACAATGGCAAGACTATGTTTACATACACAGGCAATACAGCAGCTATTACATGCTTGTTTGTTTGTATCTTTCTCCACCAAAACTTTCTCTTGATTCCCTTATCAGCCTGCGTTGTTACACAGAGCTTGAAACTCAGCTGGGGTGGCCAAGTTATTAATGACCTTACAACAACACGTATATTTCGTATTCATATACAGTGGCCCGAGTCTCTGGCTGCAGGACATAGATGTGTCTCTCAGCCATCAGGTCCATCATGGTATCCAGCAGTTTTGGAACCGTCTTGCTACCAAAACCACTGGCCCGTTTCTTTGAACCAGAGCAGCTTCCTCAGACAATTTGCAAATATTCAACATCACAAACATTTGAATTTCACACCCCTTCTCGTTCCTCAAACGAACGCAATAACATTCTCTCCCGAAGCAATGGCCAGTCTTCGCCAAGTTGAGTTGGATTTAGCTCCATTGCAACTCTAAAATCAAGCAAAGACACCGAATCCTGCTCTTGCGTTATGCCAGACAATTGGTTGCCAGTTTGTATCTGCAAGCTATTACTTGGCCACACTCCATTTACAATCTCCTCTCTGCTCCGTCGTGACCGAGCTCCAGACAAATCAACGCATGATTTGATCAGTTTCTTCAGGTACACGTCCAAAACGTTGCGCAACATACTAGAACACTCCGCTGAAACCCCTCCAAGACCATGTGCTGCTGCAATATTCTCCATCCGCTTTCTCAGCATCTCTGCGTCTGATAATCCACCACTGTCATAGCAACTAGTGACGTCAGCCCTGGTCGAAACTGGAACTGTTCTGCGGGTCCCACCGACGCTAGCTGCGCAAAATGGTATCCCTAGAGGTGCCGTTACAGGACCCTTGGAAACAACCGATCTGCCTCGCTCACCTTGAGCTTCATCATCTACGCTGACTGGAGCTGCGGCCTGACCTTTATCCGGTATCTTCAGACCTCTTTCATCAGAATATAGACTTGATCTATGATAAGCAAACGGACCAAAGTCCTCGTTCTCAGTGTTTCTATTACCAGTTTTGTCTTGTCTACTACAAAGTGGCTGATGGTTTGGACCAAGTGGACTAGGCCTATCTCTGATTGTCCCCACACACGCTCCAGACCGAACCTGAGGTGACACCCCATTTGACCGAACATGATCATTCCTATTAGGTCCGTCTTCTTTCCCAAGCACCAAAGATTTGTGATGTGGTGGTGGGGATTTAGCAAGAGATGCATTTCTCAAGATGGAGTGAACCAACTTGTTGTGTAGAGGAAGATTCTCCCTCCCCAAAAGACGGTGGCATGACTTATCAAACTCGCTCTTAGTAAGCTTCTGGCTCAGAAACCTACCCAAGTAGTAAAAGTACCTTCTTGATCTCTCAACCCCAATCTTCTTCACAATATGCGCTTTCAGCTCGGCCAGATCAATCCTGGGAGGATCTTCAGGACGTTGCATACTTCTCTTTCTTCTTCTAAAACCGATGGAAACAGTCAGAGACGCACCCTCTCAGCGTCTAGGTTATCTATCTTTCACACCAATAAATCCAACTCATTAACTTATTGTAGCTTGTCAAACTCAAACCCAGGAGCATTTCAAGAACCTAGCTGAAGCTTTTAGTGTGAAGCCAAATCTCATCTTCCCCAAGAGATCACCATCTACTATTCAGCTTACTCCAAAGAAGCTTAAATCTCCACCTTGGCTGATTCAGTATAAGTATATATATTACAAACCCTAACTCAAAAAAAGTTACCAAATCAATCAAAAATCAAGAGCGGGTGAGAACACGAATCTGCATTTTTCTCTTTTCCACGCCCAATTCAGAAGCTGAGAAGTCGAGAATTACCGGAAATTTTCAGCTGGAGAAATTCGAGATCAGTGGAGTTGAGAAAACTTCAGAACAGAGCAACGAATTGATGAAGAGCAATGAGAAGCGGGACCCAAAGCTTTGTAAGACGAGAGGAAACAAGTGTTTGGAAGATTGAAAATTGAGCAACTTTTTTTTTTTGTTGTTGTTGCTCAGATTGACCTGAATTCGAATTCAGACAAAACCCGAACAAAAGAAAAAAAGTATGTAACTTTCTTCTTCCGACCAAACCAGTAGTGTTTCTTCTATCGGCTTGTCGGATCAATTCTTGGTGGGCTTGTTTGTATTGCTCTCAGATTTGAATGTCTGAAAGTTTCGCTTTCTCTGTGTGTTTTATTACCCTTTCGATCGCGCACTGCTTATTGGGTTTTGTTCGTTTTCTTCTTCTTCTTCTTTTTTTATTCTGTCTGTTTTTTTTTTCCCCTGCCTCTGTCTTGATAAAATTTGCCTATTGTGTTCAAAAAAAGTTTGTTTCGCTGCTCCTACAGCTTTTTGTACTTTGGATTAAGTTGACATAAGAAATGGGTTTGAAACTAGATTGAAGCATTCATCCATCCATCCTCCAGTTTTCTTTCTGATATGTGAGTAAATAAAGTACATCGGATCCGGTAAGAAAGTATTATATATGTACTTAACACACAAATGAGAATGAATATATAAAGATTGAAGATGAGTGTGCAAACTTGAATTTCTCAGCCGTAGAATGAAACCATTACAACACAAACATTACCGATTCAGAAATAAAATAAACAGAGACACAGTTTGACTACAAAAAGAAGCTAAAGAGATAAGGAAATGACAAAAGACCTTTGGTAGAGAGAGACAAACAGTGTGGGATTGAAATCTAAAAGAGATGTCTCACATACTCCTCCTACTGCATTGGGTTGTTGTGTACAGAGCTCTTTATTTTCCCCGTCCTTTCCCTCGACCTCTTCCCCTACCCCTTCCCCTTCCTCTTCTCGTGTACGCCAGGACCTTGCTAGTATCCGGGCTGCTACTTGCCGAGTTTGAGTTCGGTAGAGACTGGTCTCCTGGGAGCCACTCTTCTTCACGCGAGGCACTCGAGTCGCTGTTATTGTTTTCATTCTTGTCAATCGTGCCATCTGAGACATCATCAGGAGTTTCAGCTACATGCTGAGAAGCCTCCGTTTCATCTGGTGGTTTGGGTTTTGGTTCACCTTCCATAGCCACTGGTGAACTGCAAAAAAAAAAAAGTAAGGCATTGTTTATGTCATCTTATTATTATGTCAGACCAACCCATACAAAGGAGCTTGTGTTTTCACCTAGGTGATGAAGATGGGAAACCGTTAGAAGCAGGATGTGCTGCCCCTACTTCATCAGCTTCTTTTGATGTTTCGAACACATCTTTTGGGATACAAAAGTTCCCAATTGGATCCAAAGTTGCTCCAAGAGCCAATACAGCTGCATTTATAAGAGTGCAAGTAAATAAAGAGAACCAACCTAAACATCATCCAAAACCAATGGTAGTTACAAATCCAAAGTGTGTTACCATTTGTGGTGCCTCCAATAGTCGAGCTAGGTTGGATCAAGCCGTCATTTACACCGGTTCCACTGTCAAACACGGTTGAGATGCTAAAGAATATGAATACACTGAAAAAAAAGAGGATCTGACAAGAAGAAGAAACGTGGTACAAATTGTGTTTATGCACAGTAAAAAAAAAACCTTTGAGGAGCGGTTGTATCTTCAGATGTCTTGACTCCTTGTGTGGAGATAAATGTATTGTCCAAAACAACTCCACCTTATAAGTAGAAATTGAATCCATCAGACAGACTTATATGATATCAAACACGAGGGAGTGAATACAAGGAAAGGATGAAGGGAGAAACTAACGAGATCTAACTCCAGTTTCTTCAACGTCTTGGTTAGCTTCCGTAGTCTTCAATCAAGTAAAACACACAAGGAGGGAATTAGGAAAGGAGATTAAAATTCTTTTTTTTTTGTCATAGAGAGACATGG
The DNA window shown above is from Brassica oleracea var. oleracea cultivar TO1000 chromosome C3, BOL, whole genome shotgun sequence and carries:
- the LOC106335099 gene encoding uncharacterized protein LOC106335099, translating into MQRPEDPPRIDLAELKAHIVKKIGVERSRRYFYYLGRFLSQKLTKSEFDKSCHRLLGRENLPLHNKLVHSILRNASLAKSPPPHHKSLVLGKEDGPNRNDHVRSNGVSPQVRSGACVGTIRDRPSPLGPNHQPLCSRQDKTGNRNTENEDFGPFAYHRSSLYSDERGLKIPDKGQAAAPVSVDDEAQGERGRSVVSKGPVTAPLGIPFCAASVGGTRRTVPVSTRADVTSCYDSGGLSDAEMLRKRMENIAAAHGLGGVSAECSSMLRNVLDVYLKKLIKSCVDLSGARSRRSREEIVNGVWPSNSLQIQTGNQLSGITQEQDSVSLLDFRVAMELNPTQLGEDWPLLRERMLLRSFEEREGV
- the LOC106335100 gene encoding uncharacterized protein LOC106335100 — its product is MAFRGKEMMKKLVKKVGAETLTPELKGKLKACVPDSKVVMGRAKRGLYAGRHIQYGNRVSEDGGNKSRRCWKPNVQEKRLFSYIFDRHIKVKVTTHALRCIDKAGGIDEYLLKTPYQKMDTEMGLFWKTKVEQRYAELGQMEVAFFNAEDEAKFEQGFKDLNIAKKDARREARKEARRKMYGDKGGEEKGEEEASLEAGGSESHQDDHGWLEANA